In a single window of the Magnolia sinica isolate HGM2019 chromosome 7, MsV1, whole genome shotgun sequence genome:
- the LOC131251079 gene encoding uncharacterized protein LOC131251079, protein MGINAKGIVINIGKVVIFTVRTCFRSVYNHPFVLVIAIISLLLYRFLPSVFGLFISSSPVIVCTAVLLGILLSFGQPNVLKIEEEVEKTSRGMSSLKAEGVDDDLVVKKGGNFAFGADLMRRRGVGEKKNKEAGPVGGGEAVRSTGLHVGEGKGVALVGEKKVVGEGEHHDRGFTAKSGTGEGRPVNDRRKERDYLKTKIDKTSGGIPDTHLVDDGASSDSGSDSSSSPDASITDIAPMIDELDPLLDAEPHKRPTLASRRDSGTASRGSSPSQESSDSSHEAVDNAENQDEEEEEVEEEEEEAQEEDREDGTAAVVKWTEDDEKNLIDVGTSELERNQRLENLIARRIARKTQRAMAERNLIDLDGNDNAPASTPIGNQFSNMQIQVPQVSTRHNPFDLPYNLYEIAGLPPIPGSAPPVLAPRRNPFDIPNSQPDGSGNLEAGNSSQNDFVSIPQRDMFFRRFESFTLGASFPMESRQERQPVFVVERTVLGEASLPTFERQLSEASDSKESSISDTDSASSVVDQEDQEELLEQEPNREVQSASHTKREVNESSEEANSLEIKQDQSDIGIGGVHKIDSNASDSESSSSSSLQSDDEKIFKANPDEGLASLEPIGGDDFSKAPIRAMRLVHEGVEGVDDGPVEEPVYDSSPSAAAKSISTMSGEEDLFYVDKGIDESTSAASDKQIEPGDGIAGKGIPPANEELWVASSSLSVVDRVESRSEGVPGISEADVIQAVLESSSETKPMEIHVMGPKHNADRKMGSPDSQKLDILIKESAGGPSSEGDHKESQRKHSDETNHDIVETKEITESLTASEKNVENKSTVEVIDSNAGGIDEHLNDLEEAKESVGMKEIDEGSRAKSALNQINEGEVEKLVLLESIDEKPMLPDTEMGPAGIELASDLRDGSSGSAPDKQNSESPAKIHSDMQVLEGRSLEDIHSALKQPKPVESDGGPVDNEASEKHIEPHLLT, encoded by the exons atgGGTATTAATGCAAAGGGTATTGTGATTAATATCGGAAAAGTTGTGATTTTTACCGTTAGAACGTGTTTTAGATCCGTTTACAATCATCCATTTGTTCTGGTTATCGCGATTATCTCTCTTCTACTGTATAGATTTCTCCCGTCTGTGTTTGGTTTGTTCATTTCGTCATCCCCTGTCATTGTCTGCACTGCTGTGCTTCTTGGAATCCTATTGAGTTTCGGTCAGCCGAATGTACTCAAAATCGAAGAAGAGGTGGAGAAGACGTCTCGAGGGATGTCTTCATTGAAAGCTGAGGGTGTTGATGATGATCTTGTTGTTAAGAAAGGTGGGAATTTTGCCTTTGGAGCTGATCTAATGAGGAGAAGAGGGGTTGGTGAGAAGAAGAATAAGGAGGCTGGCCCTGTTGGAGGAGGGGAGGCCGTTCGTTCGACGGGCCTACATGTGGGGGAGGGGAAAGGTGTGGCTTTGGTTGGTGAGAAGAAAGTGGTTGGAGAGGGAGAACATCATGATAGGGGATTCACTGCGAAGAGTGGAACTGGTGAAGGTCGTCCTGTCAATGATCGAAGGAAGGAGAGAGACTACCTGAAAACAAAGATCGATAAGACTTCTGGTGGAATTCCAGATACCCATTTGGTAGATGATGGTGCCTCTTCCGATTCTGGCTCTGATAGTTCTTCTTCGCCCGATGCTTCTATCACCGACATTGCACCGATGATCGACGAGCTTGACCCACTCCTAGATGCTGAACCTCATAAGCGGCCCACTCTTGCATCCCGACGTGACTCTGGCACTGCTTCTCGAGGTTCCTCTCCAAGCCAGGAATCCAGTGACAGCAGTCATGAGGCGGTGGACAATGCTGAAAACCaggacgaagaagaagaagaggtagaagaggaagaagaagaagcacaagAGGAGGATCGAGAGGACGGGACGGCAGCTGTGGTCAAGTGGACAGAAGATGATGAGAAGAATCTCATCGATGTTGGGACTTCTGAGCTGGAAAGGAATCAACGCTTGGAGAATCTGATAGCAAGAAGAATCGCGAGGAAGACACAAAGAGCCATGGCCGAGAGGAATCTGATCGACTTAGACGGCAATGACAATGCACCAGCAAGCACACCAATCGGCAACCAGTTCTCTAACATGCAAATTCAAGTCCCACAGGTTTCAACAAGACACAACCCTTTCGATCTCCCCTACAATCTATACGAAATTGCTGGCTTGCCGCCAATTCCCGGATCAGCACCTCCAGTTCTTGCGCCGAGAAGGAATCCGTTCGATATTCCCAACAGCCAGCCTGATGGAAGTGGGAACCTTGAGGCCGGGAATTCAAGCCAAAATGATTTCGTATCAATCCCACAGCGTGATATGTTCTTCCGGAGGTTCGAAAGCTTTACTTTGGGAGCATCTTTCCCAATGGAAAGCAGGCAAGAGAGGCAGCCTGTCTTTGTAGTAGAGCGAACTGTGTTGGGGGAGGCCAGCCTCCCCACTTTTGAAAGGCAATTGAGTGAAGCGAGTGATTCTAAGGAGAGCTCCATTTCTGATACTGATTCGGCTTCTTCTGTCGTCGATCAGGAAGATCAAGAAGAGCTGCTTGAACAAGAACCAAATCGAGAAGTTCAATCAGCTTCTCACACCAAACGGGAGGTGAATGAATCTTCCGAAGAAGCAAACTCACTGGAGATCAAGCAAGATCAAAGCGAtattggcattggtggggtgcacaAGATCGATTCAAATGCTTCCGATTCTGAGTCCAGCTCCTCATCATCACTGCAATCCGATGATGAGAAGATTTTCAAAGCAAATCCTGATGAAGGATTGGCCAGCCTGGAGCCAATAGGGGGAGATGATTTTTCAAAGGCGCCAATCAGAGCCATGCGATTAGTTCATGAGGGGGTGGAGGGAGTTGATGATGGCCCGGTTGAGGAACCAGTTTATGATTCCAGTCCATCGGCAGCTGCGAAATCCATCTCTACTATGTCGGGTGAAGAAGATTTGTTCTATGTGGATAAGGGGATTGATGAATCGACGTCTGCAGCATCCGATAAGCAAATTGAGCCAGGAGATGGAATTGCAGGAAAAGGAATCCCACCCGCTAACGAAGAGTTGTGGGTGGCATCGTCGAGCTTATCTGTCGTCGATCGGGTTGAATCTAGATCGGAGGGAGTTCCTGGAATTAGTGAGGCTGATGTTATCCAAGCTGTTCTCGAGTCTTCATCAGAGACCAAACCGATGGAGATCCATGTCATGGGTCCCAAACACAATGCAGATCGGAAGATGGGATCCCCAGATTCACAGAAATTGGATATCTTGATCAAGGAATCGGCAGGTGGGCCATCTTCTGAGGGTGATCACAAAGAATCCCAG AGGAAGCATTCTGATGAAACCAACCACGATATTGTAGAAACAAAGGAAATCACAGAATCATTGACTGCTTCAGAGAAGAATGTTGAGAATAAATCTACTGTGGAAGTGATTGATTCGAATGCGGGCGGCATCGATGAGCATTTAAATGATTTGGAGGAAGCAAAAGAGAGTGTAGGAATGAAAGAGATTGATGAGGGGTCACGTGCTAAATCAGCTTTAAATCAAATCAATGAAGGAGAAGTTGAGAAATTGGTCCTGCTTGAGTCGATTGATGAGAAGCCAATGTTGCCAGATACTGAAATGGGGCCCGCCGGAATTGAACTAGCTTCCGATCTCCGAGATGGGTCTTCAGGATCCGCACCGGATAAGCAAAATTCTGAGTCACCAGCCAAGATTCATTCTGATATGCAAGTTCTTGAAGGGAGATCGCTTGAAGACATACACTCAGCTTTGAAGCAGCCAAAACCAGTGGAGTCTGATGGTGGGCCTGTCGACAATGAGGCGAGCGAAAAACATATAGAGCCGCACCTTCTCACATGA